One window from the genome of Anguilla rostrata isolate EN2019 chromosome 5, ASM1855537v3, whole genome shotgun sequence encodes:
- the ncapg gene encoding condensin complex subunit 3 isoform X2 has translation MTTDSELGIKEAFERAQKGHQNKAKLVAALKSTYNKLEDKSAFHEEFVHYLKYAMIVYKREPVVENVMDFVSRFATCFDIPGSNEEAAEEEEEEEEVENPFLNYLFNFLLESHNANSHAVRFRACQLINKVLGSMAENAQIDDDLFDRIHETMLVRVTDKFPNVRIQAALAMARLQEPQNPDCPTIAAYILILENDSNPEVRRAVLSCIAPCAQTLPRILRRTRDVKENVRKLAYQVLAEKVHIRALSIAQRVSLLQRGLNDASAAVKEVVQRKLLPAWLKLLQGDVLELLHRLDVENSPDVAASALSSVFTLWTPEELLQDRVQLDGRKLIPVESLTCEKVLYWRALCQFAKSKGDEGEDMLEQLLPEAAVFAEYLYGYLQSIPVLTEEEKADFSKVELAMTKEFVGQELVTLVGCLDTQEEGGRKRVLAVLQEMLVLPNTPTALVALLVEKLVSLLKDDDRRIQVVAEIISDVREPIVPVTDPIDENETRRRQVRLAEVKVKIFEAKQSLEECIAAQEFSHASELKDTITELENLKNQLMRDAEQPDMKEVRVEKNDPETLLKCLTMCSELLKQMSIKKGIGPTMNAILESLVLPGIASAHPAVRNMAVICLGTCALHSKDLANRHLVLLLQIAQLDEPKIRVSALKAVIDQLHLNGFDVVRETPPQPPARDSGSEDSGSEDGDRPAGGPTEEASQGPEGEGENTAQSVLRMLSEFLDSEISDLRTEAAEGLAKLMYSGRLCSAKLLSRLVLLWYNPVTEDDTRLRHCLGVFFQLYSRESRAYQECLEESFLPTMQTLLNAPATSPLAEVDVSNVAELFIELTRPDALARPSKDAGFQDVSVHDSLAVRLSNEILRDPSAPEVRLYARSLSTLQLSTEDSTAKKDLLLLLEEVRQEVSDKISLRAIEKVLCQLKVGPKDRSGVPQDNAGPEQALEETEGPEDGQTCEEHLTASKRPKRGQRKTTTAKVAKFSKGRESSGDSDGENVPEAPTPVARPSRRAKSTALQRTKMDLTALINQEVDGSE, from the exons ATGACGACCGACAGTGAGCTGGGAATCAAAGAGGCCTTTGAGAGGGCCCAGAAGGGACACCAAAACAAAGCGAAGCTCGTGGCTGCACTGAAGAGCACGTACAACAAG CTGGAAGATAAATCTGCCTTCCATGAAGAGTTTGTGCATTATCTGAAGTATGCGATGATCGTGTACAAGCGGGAGCCTGTGGTGGAGAACGTGATGGATTTCGTCTCCAGGTTCGCCACCTGCTTCGACATCCCTGGCAGTAACGAGGAGGctgctgaggaggaggaggaggaggaagaagtaGAGAACCCCTTCCTGAACTATTTGTTTAACTTCCTGCTGGAG TCTCACAACGCCAACAGTCACGCGGTGCGCTTCCGCGCCTGCCAGCTCATCAACAAGGTGCTGGGGAGCATGGCGGAGAACGCGCAGATCGACGACGACCTCTTCGACCGGATCCACGAGACCATGCTGGTCCGCGTCACCGACAAGTTCCCCAACGTCCGCATCCAGGCCGCCCTCGCCATGGCCCGGCTGCAGGAGCCTCAGAACCCCGACTGCCCCACCATCGCag CCTACATTCTGATCCTGGAGAACGACTCCAACCCCGAGGTGAGACGGGCCGTGCTGTCCTGCATCGCCCCCTGCGCCCAGAcccttcccagaatcctcagGCGCACCCGGGACGTGAAGGAGAACGTGCGCAAGCTGGCGTACCAG GTCCTCGCTGAGAAGGTGCACATCAGGGCCTTGTCCATCGCTCAGAGAGTCAGCCTGCTGCAGCGCGGGCTGAACGACGCCTCAG CTGCAGTGAAGGAGGTGGTCCAGAGGAAGCTGCTCCCGGCCTGGCTGAAGCTGCTGCAGGGGGAcgtgctggagctgctgcacCGGCTGGACGTGGAGAACAGCCCCGACGTGGCGGCCTCCGCCCTCAGCAGCGTCTTCACCCTGTGGACCCCcgaggagctgctgcaggaccGCGTGCAGCTGGACGGCAG GAAGCTGATCCCGGTGGAGAGCCTGACCTGTGAGAAGGTCCTGTACTGGAGAGCGCTCTGCCAGTTCGCCAAGTCCAAAGGAGACGAAGGGGAGGACATGCTGGAGCAGCTACTGCCCGAGGCAGCCGTGTTCGCTGAGTATCTGTACGG GTACCTGCAGAGCATCCCCGTTCTGACCGAGGAGGAGAAGGCCGACTTCAGCAAGGTGGAGCTGGCCATGACCAAAGAGTTCGTTGGGCAGGAGCTGGTCACGCTGGTGGGCTGCCTGGACacccaggaggaggggggaag GAAGAGGGTTCTGGCCGTCCTGCAGGAGATGCTGGTgctccccaacacccccacgGCTCTGGTAGCGCTGCTGGTGGAGAAGCTGGTTTCCCTCCTGAAGGACGACGACCGCAGGATCCAAGTC GTGGCGGAGATCATCTCTGACGTGCGAGAGCCCATCGTGCCCGTCACTGACCCCATCGACGAGAACGAAACCAGGCGGAGGCAGGTCCGG CTGGCGGAGGTGAAGGTGAAGATCTTCGAGGCCAAGCAGTCTCTGGAGGAGTGCATCGCCGCCCAGGAGTTCAGCCACGCCTCGGAGCTGAAGGACACCATCACCGAGCTGGAGAACCTCAAGAACCAGCTGATGAGGGACGCCGAGCAGCCCGACATGAAGGAAGTCCGCGTGGAGAAG AATGATCCAGAAACCTTGCTCAAATGCCTGACAATGTGCTCGGAGCTCCTGAAGCAGATGTCCATTAAGAAAGGCATTGGACCCACAATGAACGCCATCCTTGAGTCTTTG GTCCTGCCTGGCATCGCCAGCGCTCACCCCGCCGTGCGCAACATGGCCGTCATCTGCCTGGGCACCTGTGCCCTGCACAGCAAAGACCTGGCCAACCGCCACCTGGTGCTCTTGCTGCAG ATTGCCCAGCTGGACGAGCCCAAGATCCGGGTGAGTGCTCTGAAGGCCGTGATCGACCAGCTGCACCTCAACGGCTTCGACGTGGTGAGAGAgacgcccccccagcccccggcccGAGACTCGGGCTCAGAGGACTCCGGCTCAGAGGACGGCGACCGCCCGGCTGGAGGTCCGACAGAGGAGGCGTCCCAGGGGcccgagggcgagggcgagaaCACTGCTCAGAGCGTCCTCAGGATGCTGTCCGAGTTCCTGGACAGTGAG ATCTCTGACCTGAGGACGGAGGCGGCGGAGGGCCTGGCTAAGCTCATGTACTCCGGGAGGCTGTGCAGCGCCAAGCTCCTGTCCCGCCTGGTCCTGCTGTGGTACAACCCCGTAACCGAGGACGACACGCGCCTGCGCCACTGCCTGGGGGTGTTCTTCCAGCTGTACTCGCGGGAGAGCAG GGCCTATCAGGAGTGTCTGGAGGAGAGCTTCCTCCCGACCATGCAGACGCTGCTCAATGCCCCCGCCACGTCCCCGCTGGCCGAGGTGGACGTCTCCAACGTGGCCGAGCTGTTTATCGAGCTGACCAGGCCGGACGCCCTGGCGCGTCCCAGCAAGGACGCCGGCTTTCAG GACGTCTCTGTGCACGACTCCCTGGCCGTGCGCCTGAGCAACGAGATCCTGAGGGACCCCTCGGCCCCCGAGGTGCGCCTGTACGCCAGGAGCCTGAGCACCCTGCAGCTGAGCACCGAGGACAGCACGGCCAAGAaggacctgctgctgctgctggaggaggtCCGGCAG GAGGTCAGTGACAAGATAAGCCTGCGGGCGATTGAGAAAGTGCTGTGTCAGCTGAAAGTGGGTCCTAAGGACAGAAGCGGTGTGCCCCAGGATAACGCCGGGCCGGAGCAGGCTTTGGAAGAAACGGAAGGCCCAGAAG ATGGACAGACTTGCGAGGAGCACCTGACAGCCAGCAAAAGGCCCAAGCGAG GTCAGAGAAAAACAACCACAGCCAAAGTGGCAAAATTCAGCAAGGGTAGGGAGTCGTCTGGCGACAG TGATGGGGAAAATGTCCCAGAAGCCCCTACTCCTGTCGCCAGGCCATCTCGACGGGCAAAAAGTACGGCGCTGCAGAGGACCAAGATGGATCTCACCGCTCTGATAAACCAGGAAGTAGATGGATCCGAATAG
- the ncapg gene encoding condensin complex subunit 3 isoform X1: protein MTTDSELGIKEAFERAQKGHQNKAKLVAALKSTYNKLEDKSAFHEEFVHYLKYAMIVYKREPVVENVMDFVSRFATCFDIPGSNEEAAEEEEEEEEVENPFLNYLFNFLLESHNANSHAVRFRACQLINKVLGSMAENAQIDDDLFDRIHETMLVRVTDKFPNVRIQAALAMARLQEPQNPDCPTIAAYILILENDSNPEVRRAVLSCIAPCAQTLPRILRRTRDVKENVRKLAYQVLAEKVHIRALSIAQRVSLLQRGLNDASAAVKEVVQRKLLPAWLKLLQGDVLELLHRLDVENSPDVAASALSSVFTLWTPEELLQDRVQLDGRKLIPVESLTCEKVLYWRALCQFAKSKGDEGEDMLEQLLPEAAVFAEYLYGYLQSIPVLTEEEKADFSKVELAMTKEFVGQELVTLVGCLDTQEEGGRKRVLAVLQEMLVLPNTPTALVALLVEKLVSLLKDDDRRIQVVAEIISDVREPIVPVTDPIDENETRRRQVRLAEVKVKIFEAKQSLEECIAAQEFSHASELKDTITELENLKNQLMRDAEQPDMKEVRVEKPPVYNSQGSSLEPAALSTSETCVHNQESGITERASNNDPENDPETLLKCLTMCSELLKQMSIKKGIGPTMNAILESLVLPGIASAHPAVRNMAVICLGTCALHSKDLANRHLVLLLQIAQLDEPKIRVSALKAVIDQLHLNGFDVVRETPPQPPARDSGSEDSGSEDGDRPAGGPTEEASQGPEGEGENTAQSVLRMLSEFLDSEISDLRTEAAEGLAKLMYSGRLCSAKLLSRLVLLWYNPVTEDDTRLRHCLGVFFQLYSRESRAYQECLEESFLPTMQTLLNAPATSPLAEVDVSNVAELFIELTRPDALARPSKDAGFQDVSVHDSLAVRLSNEILRDPSAPEVRLYARSLSTLQLSTEDSTAKKDLLLLLEEVRQEVSDKISLRAIEKVLCQLKVGPKDRSGVPQDNAGPEQALEETEGPEDGQTCEEHLTASKRPKRGQRKTTTAKVAKFSKGRESSGDSDGENVPEAPTPVARPSRRAKSTALQRTKMDLTALINQEVDGSE, encoded by the exons ATGACGACCGACAGTGAGCTGGGAATCAAAGAGGCCTTTGAGAGGGCCCAGAAGGGACACCAAAACAAAGCGAAGCTCGTGGCTGCACTGAAGAGCACGTACAACAAG CTGGAAGATAAATCTGCCTTCCATGAAGAGTTTGTGCATTATCTGAAGTATGCGATGATCGTGTACAAGCGGGAGCCTGTGGTGGAGAACGTGATGGATTTCGTCTCCAGGTTCGCCACCTGCTTCGACATCCCTGGCAGTAACGAGGAGGctgctgaggaggaggaggaggaggaagaagtaGAGAACCCCTTCCTGAACTATTTGTTTAACTTCCTGCTGGAG TCTCACAACGCCAACAGTCACGCGGTGCGCTTCCGCGCCTGCCAGCTCATCAACAAGGTGCTGGGGAGCATGGCGGAGAACGCGCAGATCGACGACGACCTCTTCGACCGGATCCACGAGACCATGCTGGTCCGCGTCACCGACAAGTTCCCCAACGTCCGCATCCAGGCCGCCCTCGCCATGGCCCGGCTGCAGGAGCCTCAGAACCCCGACTGCCCCACCATCGCag CCTACATTCTGATCCTGGAGAACGACTCCAACCCCGAGGTGAGACGGGCCGTGCTGTCCTGCATCGCCCCCTGCGCCCAGAcccttcccagaatcctcagGCGCACCCGGGACGTGAAGGAGAACGTGCGCAAGCTGGCGTACCAG GTCCTCGCTGAGAAGGTGCACATCAGGGCCTTGTCCATCGCTCAGAGAGTCAGCCTGCTGCAGCGCGGGCTGAACGACGCCTCAG CTGCAGTGAAGGAGGTGGTCCAGAGGAAGCTGCTCCCGGCCTGGCTGAAGCTGCTGCAGGGGGAcgtgctggagctgctgcacCGGCTGGACGTGGAGAACAGCCCCGACGTGGCGGCCTCCGCCCTCAGCAGCGTCTTCACCCTGTGGACCCCcgaggagctgctgcaggaccGCGTGCAGCTGGACGGCAG GAAGCTGATCCCGGTGGAGAGCCTGACCTGTGAGAAGGTCCTGTACTGGAGAGCGCTCTGCCAGTTCGCCAAGTCCAAAGGAGACGAAGGGGAGGACATGCTGGAGCAGCTACTGCCCGAGGCAGCCGTGTTCGCTGAGTATCTGTACGG GTACCTGCAGAGCATCCCCGTTCTGACCGAGGAGGAGAAGGCCGACTTCAGCAAGGTGGAGCTGGCCATGACCAAAGAGTTCGTTGGGCAGGAGCTGGTCACGCTGGTGGGCTGCCTGGACacccaggaggaggggggaag GAAGAGGGTTCTGGCCGTCCTGCAGGAGATGCTGGTgctccccaacacccccacgGCTCTGGTAGCGCTGCTGGTGGAGAAGCTGGTTTCCCTCCTGAAGGACGACGACCGCAGGATCCAAGTC GTGGCGGAGATCATCTCTGACGTGCGAGAGCCCATCGTGCCCGTCACTGACCCCATCGACGAGAACGAAACCAGGCGGAGGCAGGTCCGG CTGGCGGAGGTGAAGGTGAAGATCTTCGAGGCCAAGCAGTCTCTGGAGGAGTGCATCGCCGCCCAGGAGTTCAGCCACGCCTCGGAGCTGAAGGACACCATCACCGAGCTGGAGAACCTCAAGAACCAGCTGATGAGGGACGCCGAGCAGCCCGACATGAAGGAAGTCCGCGTGGAGAAG CCCCCTGTCTATAACAGCCAGGGAAGTTCTCTCGAACCGGCAGCGCTTTCCACCTCGGAGACGTGTGTACACAACCAAGAGAGCGGAATAACCGAGCGAGCATCTAATAATGACCCGGAG AATGATCCAGAAACCTTGCTCAAATGCCTGACAATGTGCTCGGAGCTCCTGAAGCAGATGTCCATTAAGAAAGGCATTGGACCCACAATGAACGCCATCCTTGAGTCTTTG GTCCTGCCTGGCATCGCCAGCGCTCACCCCGCCGTGCGCAACATGGCCGTCATCTGCCTGGGCACCTGTGCCCTGCACAGCAAAGACCTGGCCAACCGCCACCTGGTGCTCTTGCTGCAG ATTGCCCAGCTGGACGAGCCCAAGATCCGGGTGAGTGCTCTGAAGGCCGTGATCGACCAGCTGCACCTCAACGGCTTCGACGTGGTGAGAGAgacgcccccccagcccccggcccGAGACTCGGGCTCAGAGGACTCCGGCTCAGAGGACGGCGACCGCCCGGCTGGAGGTCCGACAGAGGAGGCGTCCCAGGGGcccgagggcgagggcgagaaCACTGCTCAGAGCGTCCTCAGGATGCTGTCCGAGTTCCTGGACAGTGAG ATCTCTGACCTGAGGACGGAGGCGGCGGAGGGCCTGGCTAAGCTCATGTACTCCGGGAGGCTGTGCAGCGCCAAGCTCCTGTCCCGCCTGGTCCTGCTGTGGTACAACCCCGTAACCGAGGACGACACGCGCCTGCGCCACTGCCTGGGGGTGTTCTTCCAGCTGTACTCGCGGGAGAGCAG GGCCTATCAGGAGTGTCTGGAGGAGAGCTTCCTCCCGACCATGCAGACGCTGCTCAATGCCCCCGCCACGTCCCCGCTGGCCGAGGTGGACGTCTCCAACGTGGCCGAGCTGTTTATCGAGCTGACCAGGCCGGACGCCCTGGCGCGTCCCAGCAAGGACGCCGGCTTTCAG GACGTCTCTGTGCACGACTCCCTGGCCGTGCGCCTGAGCAACGAGATCCTGAGGGACCCCTCGGCCCCCGAGGTGCGCCTGTACGCCAGGAGCCTGAGCACCCTGCAGCTGAGCACCGAGGACAGCACGGCCAAGAaggacctgctgctgctgctggaggaggtCCGGCAG GAGGTCAGTGACAAGATAAGCCTGCGGGCGATTGAGAAAGTGCTGTGTCAGCTGAAAGTGGGTCCTAAGGACAGAAGCGGTGTGCCCCAGGATAACGCCGGGCCGGAGCAGGCTTTGGAAGAAACGGAAGGCCCAGAAG ATGGACAGACTTGCGAGGAGCACCTGACAGCCAGCAAAAGGCCCAAGCGAG GTCAGAGAAAAACAACCACAGCCAAAGTGGCAAAATTCAGCAAGGGTAGGGAGTCGTCTGGCGACAG TGATGGGGAAAATGTCCCAGAAGCCCCTACTCCTGTCGCCAGGCCATCTCGACGGGCAAAAAGTACGGCGCTGCAGAGGACCAAGATGGATCTCACCGCTCTGATAAACCAGGAAGTAGATGGATCCGAATAG